A part of Gemmatimonas groenlandica genomic DNA contains:
- a CDS encoding ankyrin repeat domain-containing protein produces the protein MPVRRLSVHPDLEQLQRQAEELLRAVHNSDADALAEWGEWHPAPVAPAAATLADAQFTLARSYGSASWTRLVHAVRLADAIWSDDLDQVLMLVKDNPMLLQEPVLIRVDSNWGPPMTYAANLGRDVMIRALFRQGATDLESAAGRAALQGHPDTVRMIHELAGRPPLWNWSLAGPAYTLNVEGTAVLFTLGAQIVGADGVDYNTMEHLLGTDSRNPPAKHRILEMYVTHGLELPDTPVMALHRGRIDLLEAHHARDPNLFTRTFDIVDVFPLAPACARELYTAQGTPVHGTTLLHLAAYFDDLEVAQWLLERGMDPNVCGVTDADGFGGYPALFSTVVSQHNFWVNYREGGDDDATFTQLLLDHGADPNLRASVRARLEEGHGGGPLREYRDVTALSWGERYDAKIFVSRESLRRIEACGGRR, from the coding sequence ATGCCTGTTCGTCGACTTTCCGTGCACCCTGACCTTGAGCAGCTGCAGCGTCAGGCCGAGGAACTGCTTCGTGCTGTACACAACAGCGATGCCGACGCGCTGGCTGAATGGGGTGAGTGGCACCCAGCTCCCGTCGCGCCCGCCGCGGCGACGCTAGCCGACGCGCAGTTCACACTGGCGCGCAGCTATGGATCGGCGAGTTGGACGAGGCTCGTCCATGCGGTGCGCCTCGCGGATGCCATCTGGAGTGACGACCTCGATCAGGTCCTCATGCTCGTCAAGGACAACCCTATGCTCCTGCAGGAACCGGTGCTCATTCGCGTCGACAGTAATTGGGGGCCACCCATGACCTACGCGGCGAACCTCGGACGCGACGTCATGATCCGAGCGCTCTTCAGGCAAGGTGCCACGGATCTGGAGTCGGCCGCTGGGCGTGCGGCGCTGCAAGGCCATCCGGACACCGTACGCATGATCCATGAATTGGCGGGGCGACCGCCACTCTGGAACTGGTCGCTGGCTGGACCCGCGTACACACTCAACGTCGAAGGAACGGCCGTGCTGTTCACGCTCGGCGCGCAGATCGTTGGCGCCGATGGCGTTGATTACAACACGATGGAACACCTGCTCGGCACCGACAGCCGCAATCCGCCAGCGAAGCATCGCATTCTCGAGATGTATGTCACGCATGGACTCGAACTGCCCGATACGCCCGTGATGGCGCTCCATCGCGGACGCATCGACCTGCTCGAGGCGCATCACGCGCGCGACCCAAACCTCTTCACCCGCACGTTCGATATCGTGGACGTCTTTCCACTCGCGCCAGCGTGCGCGCGTGAGCTGTACACGGCGCAGGGGACACCGGTTCACGGCACGACGTTGCTCCACCTCGCCGCGTACTTTGATGATCTGGAAGTCGCGCAATGGCTTCTCGAACGCGGTATGGATCCGAACGTATGCGGCGTAACGGATGCGGACGGCTTCGGCGGGTACCCGGCCCTCTTCTCGACAGTGGTGTCCCAGCACAACTTCTGGGTCAACTATCGCGAGGGCGGGGATGACGACGCCACGTTCACGCAGCTCCTTCTCGACCACGGGGCCGACCCCAATCTTCGCGCGTCAGTCCGGGCGCGACTGGAGGAAGGACATGGTGGCGGACCGCTGCGCGAGTACCGCGATGTCACGGCACTGAGTTGGGGTGAGCGTTACGACGCGAAGATCTTTGTCAGTCGGGAGTCGCTGCGACGGATCGAGGCGTGTGGCGGTCGACGCTAA
- a CDS encoding GNAT family N-acetyltransferase — MIRAARLADTPTLLAVACATGLFAPAEASALLGGVLDALHADHLGPGHAAQVWSPNDAGAPSGWVYHAPDAHADGVWNLWWIGVHPEDHGRGGGDSLLDAVEAAVMAEAGRELVVEKSALPPLARARAFYARRGYIACGRVPDFYGVGDDKIIFAKRMCA, encoded by the coding sequence ATGATTCGTGCTGCCCGTCTCGCCGATACACCGACGCTGCTTGCTGTCGCGTGCGCCACAGGCCTCTTTGCACCCGCTGAAGCGAGCGCGCTTCTTGGGGGAGTTCTGGACGCGCTTCACGCTGACCATCTCGGGCCTGGGCATGCCGCACAGGTGTGGTCGCCCAACGATGCAGGCGCACCCTCCGGGTGGGTCTACCACGCCCCGGATGCACACGCCGACGGTGTGTGGAATCTGTGGTGGATAGGCGTCCACCCAGAGGACCACGGTCGCGGAGGCGGCGACTCGCTTCTCGATGCCGTGGAAGCGGCCGTCATGGCCGAAGCGGGGCGAGAGTTGGTAGTCGAGAAAAGCGCGCTTCCCCCTCTTGCCCGCGCACGAGCGTTCTACGCCAGGAGAGGCTACATCGCGTGTGGCCGTGTGCCAGACTTCTACGGCGTCGGCGATGACAAGATCATCTTCGCAAAGCGGATGTGTGCGTGA
- a CDS encoding VOC family protein: MTPPAKSTICLWYDGQAEAAAKFYAQTFPNSSVGAVHHAPGDFPAGKAGQVLTVEFTVFGVPCLGLNGGPEFKHSEAFSFQIATEDQAETDRYWNAIVGNGGQESACGWCRDKWGLSWQITPIALTLAVTDPDPGVAKRAFEAMMQMKKIDIAAIEAARRG, translated from the coding sequence ATGACGCCCCCCGCGAAAAGCACGATTTGTCTGTGGTACGATGGTCAGGCCGAGGCCGCTGCGAAATTCTACGCGCAAACCTTTCCGAATTCGTCAGTGGGTGCCGTGCACCACGCGCCGGGCGACTTTCCGGCGGGGAAGGCAGGCCAGGTGTTGACCGTCGAGTTTACCGTGTTCGGCGTTCCGTGCCTTGGGCTCAACGGGGGGCCGGAGTTCAAGCACTCCGAAGCCTTCTCGTTTCAGATCGCGACGGAGGACCAAGCCGAAACGGATCGGTACTGGAACGCGATCGTCGGCAACGGCGGCCAAGAGAGCGCGTGCGGATGGTGCCGGGACAAATGGGGACTCTCTTGGCAGATTACACCGATCGCGTTGACGCTGGCGGTCACCGATCCGGATCCTGGGGTTGCGAAGCGCGCGTTTGAGGCGATGATGCAGATGAAGAAGATCGACATCGCCGCTATCGAAGCAGCCCGTCGCGGCTGA
- a CDS encoding AAA family ATPase encodes MDALVLVGPNGVGKSTVGRALAETGEFEYLDLEAFFARRYASLAAYRADRANAYVQFEDTVRSRIAADALPVVFEEVGINASALGMLTALRRDYHVVLVELHASVESCIHRAAQREGGERFPKTAVSVRDVWERFATDRALLGPIEHRIDTEMLDVSAIVDQILAVLTEG; translated from the coding sequence GTGGATGCTCTAGTTCTGGTTGGACCGAACGGCGTCGGGAAGTCAACGGTTGGACGCGCCCTCGCCGAAACCGGCGAATTCGAATACCTCGACTTGGAGGCGTTCTTCGCCCGCCGGTACGCATCGCTGGCGGCCTATCGCGCTGACCGGGCGAACGCCTACGTCCAATTCGAAGACACGGTCCGATCGCGTATCGCCGCCGATGCGTTACCCGTCGTGTTTGAAGAAGTCGGCATCAATGCATCGGCGCTCGGGATGCTGACGGCGCTACGGCGCGACTACCACGTCGTGCTAGTCGAGCTGCACGCGAGCGTCGAGAGTTGCATTCATCGCGCTGCCCAACGTGAAGGCGGCGAGCGCTTCCCCAAAACGGCTGTCTCCGTCCGCGACGTGTGGGAGCGATTCGCTACAGATCGCGCGCTTCTTGGTCCTATTGAGCATCGCATTGATACGGAGATGCTCGACGTATCGGCGATCGTCGACCAAATCCTCGCAGTGCTTACGGAGGGATAG
- a CDS encoding methyltransferase family protein yields MLVVALRLMADGGLVALMLFASAGTLAWWRAWVLLGVLMVVRVAGAAVIARVSPTLLRERARLPLHDEQPSADRLLLLAVLATGFLGLPLLAGLDVHRWHVLPPPAPWLSSIGLVLFALGWGLKQVALRANAFATTVVRLQTERAHAVVDAGIYAVVRHPFYAADPLILVGLGLWLQSSTAALAAVVPVLFMVLRLQLEERFLLRALPGYDTYMTRVPHRLVPGIW; encoded by the coding sequence GTGCTCGTCGTTGCTCTCCGACTGATGGCGGACGGCGGACTCGTGGCGCTGATGCTCTTCGCGTCCGCCGGCACGCTTGCGTGGTGGCGCGCTTGGGTTTTGCTCGGGGTGTTGATGGTGGTCCGCGTCGCCGGTGCTGCGGTGATTGCCCGCGTCAGTCCCACGTTGTTGCGCGAGCGCGCGCGGCTCCCACTCCACGACGAGCAGCCGTCGGCCGATCGACTGCTGCTGCTCGCGGTGTTGGCCACGGGGTTTCTTGGGCTGCCGCTGCTCGCGGGACTCGATGTGCACCGGTGGCACGTGCTCCCTCCCCCCGCGCCGTGGCTCAGTAGTATTGGCTTGGTGCTCTTCGCGCTCGGCTGGGGCCTCAAGCAGGTCGCGCTCCGAGCGAACGCGTTCGCAACCACGGTCGTCCGGCTGCAGACGGAAAGGGCGCACGCGGTCGTGGACGCGGGGATCTACGCGGTCGTGCGCCATCCGTTCTACGCGGCCGATCCACTGATCTTGGTCGGGCTCGGCCTGTGGCTGCAATCGTCGACGGCGGCGCTCGCGGCGGTCGTCCCGGTTTTGTTCATGGTGCTCCGGCTGCAGCTCGAGGAGCGCTTCCTGCTCCGGGCCCTTCCCGGCTACGATACGTACATGACGCGCGTGCCGCATCGCCTCGTCCCGGGCATTTGGTAG
- a CDS encoding DUF5990 family protein produces the protein MADELTLQIVVREPLPEVFLRMQRGRHELVAPVRVSALSVTFELRVQAVMRANGAIVLKGPEVQGPPAQRFVYVNAGSYAGAPQSPWSRRAKVPLGAITEALVHAVQATTRAVLRAEIHGRARDGGPAAATVPLLGAGWTVASGEE, from the coding sequence ATGGCCGACGAGCTGACACTGCAGATCGTGGTGCGCGAACCACTCCCCGAGGTATTTCTCCGGATGCAGCGCGGACGGCACGAGCTCGTCGCGCCGGTACGTGTCTCGGCGCTGTCGGTCACATTCGAATTGCGCGTGCAGGCGGTGATGCGGGCCAACGGCGCCATCGTGCTGAAAGGCCCGGAGGTCCAAGGTCCCCCCGCGCAGCGGTTCGTATATGTCAATGCGGGGTCGTATGCCGGTGCACCCCAGTCGCCGTGGTCTCGGCGCGCGAAAGTCCCGCTCGGCGCAATTACCGAGGCCTTGGTGCACGCCGTCCAAGCGACGACGCGGGCGGTGCTGCGCGCCGAGATCCACGGTCGGGCGCGCGACGGGGGACCGGCGGCTGCCACTGTCCCGCTGTTGGGCGCGGGATGGACCGTGGCGTCGGGCGAGGAGTAG
- a CDS encoding serine hydrolase domain-containing protein: MKRLLVAVVAILAWTAVAGYGAIEGWWLRPIAPRGNAQAFMQAVTARATAESKGNIALVLLRHGAVYAEQYTPSVDPVDRDTRFPLASMSKWFTAYAVMQLVQAGRLELDAPLSKSLTQWQLPAGSFDAQQVTIRRLLSHTAGLTDGLGFGDYLPTESLPSLPEALRHPRATSDSAVAIALGRKPGSGFQYSGGGYLILQALLEDVTGMPFATWMQDSVFRPIGMHRATYAYLGSLDNVSRSFDARGALAPTYRYAAAGATGLSASARDLITFAQANVQADVKADVKADVKADQRASAPLRRDTLQRMREPHGRQFGLDIWGLGVALYAPTASGAYVYGHDGSNAPAINSSMRINPDNGDAVIVLVTGNPTLATAIAGEWTLWQTGVVDFLSIERAARSALLPWLLGLAAIAVLWRWRVVRRRRTTLPVSETL; encoded by the coding sequence ATGAAGCGACTCTTGGTGGCGGTAGTAGCAATTCTCGCGTGGACCGCTGTCGCCGGATACGGCGCCATCGAGGGCTGGTGGCTCCGGCCGATCGCGCCCCGCGGAAACGCGCAGGCGTTCATGCAGGCGGTGACGGCGCGGGCCACGGCCGAGAGCAAGGGGAACATCGCGCTCGTCTTGCTGCGTCACGGCGCGGTGTACGCCGAGCAGTACACGCCCTCTGTCGATCCCGTCGATCGCGACACCCGATTTCCGCTCGCGTCGATGAGCAAGTGGTTCACCGCCTACGCCGTGATGCAACTCGTGCAGGCGGGTCGACTGGAGCTGGATGCGCCCCTGTCGAAGTCTCTCACGCAGTGGCAGTTGCCGGCGGGCTCCTTCGATGCGCAACAGGTCACGATCCGTCGACTGCTGTCGCACACGGCCGGCCTCACGGATGGGCTGGGGTTCGGCGACTACCTGCCCACGGAATCCTTGCCCTCGCTGCCGGAAGCGCTGCGTCATCCGCGGGCGACAAGCGACTCCGCCGTCGCCATCGCGCTGGGCCGCAAGCCAGGCAGCGGATTCCAATATTCGGGCGGCGGTTACTTGATACTTCAAGCATTGCTGGAGGACGTCACCGGCATGCCCTTCGCGACATGGATGCAAGACTCGGTCTTTCGCCCGATCGGCATGCATCGCGCAACGTACGCGTACCTCGGCTCGCTGGACAACGTGTCCCGGTCGTTCGACGCGCGTGGGGCACTCGCGCCGACCTATCGCTATGCGGCGGCCGGCGCCACCGGACTGTCGGCGTCGGCGCGTGATCTGATCACGTTTGCGCAGGCGAATGTGCAGGCCGATGTGAAGGCCGATGTGAAGGCTGATGTGAAGGCTGATCAGCGCGCCAGCGCGCCGTTGCGACGCGATACTCTACAACGCATGCGAGAGCCGCACGGCCGCCAGTTTGGCCTCGACATCTGGGGGCTCGGCGTGGCGCTCTACGCGCCGACGGCGAGCGGCGCGTACGTCTACGGCCACGACGGGAGCAACGCGCCGGCGATCAATAGCTCCATGCGGATCAACCCGGACAACGGGGATGCGGTGATCGTGTTGGTCACGGGGAATCCCACGCTGGCCACTGCGATCGCCGGCGAGTGGACACTCTGGCAAACCGGCGTCGTCGACTTCCTGTCGATCGAGCGTGCCGCGCGCTCGGCACTATTGCCGTGGCTGCTTGGTCTCGCTGCCATAGCTGTACTGTGGCGCTGGCGCGTGGTGCGCCGCCGTCGTACGACTCTTCCCGTTTCGGAGACGCTCTGA
- a CDS encoding VOC family protein, with protein MLRCTPFLLFDGNCAEAMSFYHACVGGSLVLTTLGDTPMKAQFPPDKHGRIINAQLKSGPIEISATDWMASPAFEPKLGNMSAIFVIGTDSAELKAVFDKLAVGADTERLQELRPMPFGLYGQLYDKYGMQWIFRGDGAQ; from the coding sequence ATGCTGCGTTGCACACCATTTCTGCTGTTCGACGGCAACTGCGCCGAAGCAATGAGCTTTTATCACGCGTGTGTTGGCGGCAGTCTCGTGCTGACGACGCTCGGCGACACGCCCATGAAGGCGCAGTTTCCGCCGGACAAGCACGGGCGGATCATCAACGCGCAGCTCAAGAGTGGTCCAATCGAGATCTCGGCCACCGACTGGATGGCCTCCCCGGCTTTCGAGCCAAAGCTCGGCAACATGTCGGCGATATTCGTCATCGGCACCGATAGCGCGGAGTTGAAGGCGGTATTCGACAAACTCGCAGTGGGGGCTGATACAGAGCGGTTGCAGGAACTACGCCCGATGCCGTTCGGTCTGTACGGCCAATTGTACGACAAGTATGGCATGCAGTGGATCTTCAGAGGCGACGGTGCGCAGTAG
- a CDS encoding biliverdin-producing heme oxygenase, protein MILQVLKDVTRESHLALERLMPLLDADLAAAEYRRMVQKLFTYHKPLEAMLFSSPGFAEIGLDYAERAKTTRLANDLCALGVSADEVAQMHSCESLPPLADPSHVFGCLYVLEGATLGGQIVTRHLQASLGLTPETGASYFSGYGVRTGPQWKAFCALLTGYAARTGADTDIVDGANATYETLTAWMHVVDVEPTTASGTGSVVRSVLA, encoded by the coding sequence ATGATCTTACAGGTTTTGAAGGATGTGACGCGCGAAAGTCATTTGGCGCTCGAACGCCTGATGCCTCTGCTCGACGCGGACTTGGCGGCGGCTGAGTACCGGCGCATGGTGCAGAAGTTGTTCACGTATCACAAACCGCTCGAAGCGATGCTGTTCTCCTCGCCAGGCTTTGCGGAGATCGGTCTCGACTATGCCGAGCGCGCCAAGACCACGCGGTTGGCCAACGATCTCTGCGCATTGGGAGTCAGCGCGGACGAAGTCGCGCAGATGCACTCGTGCGAGAGTCTGCCTCCTCTCGCCGATCCGTCCCACGTATTCGGTTGTCTCTATGTACTCGAGGGCGCGACCCTCGGCGGGCAGATCGTCACCCGCCACCTGCAGGCCAGCCTCGGGTTGACGCCCGAAACGGGCGCGTCGTATTTCAGCGGCTATGGCGTTCGCACGGGTCCGCAATGGAAAGCGTTCTGCGCACTCTTAACCGGGTATGCGGCCCGCACCGGCGCCGACACCGACATTGTCGACGGCGCCAACGCCACCTACGAGACACTGACCGCGTGGATGCATGTCGTAGACGTTGAACCGACGACCGCCAGCGGCACCGGTTCCGTTGTGCGCTCGGTACTCGCATGA
- a CDS encoding ATP-binding protein: MTIAEQGDASRLPWADGVYSIKRHGTSLTNCDSEPVQAPGCIQSHGALVTARLSDLTILQVSENSEQYLGAVPERLLGQPLGNVISSEHEIRLRSMIENDSIEGNALFAFTHPARADMAPLDVCVHTMSGVLILEFESSSRGADPLLHPAGDFFTSVRAAVTRMQSTTGQLAFCDRIAREVRTITGLDRVMVYRFHADNHGEVVAESKLDELAPWLGLHYPEADIPKPARDIYQRIWIRPVPNAAGPLIELVPLANPDTGKPLTMTYCSLRGASVMYTEYLANMGVGASLTMPILIEGELWGLIACHHRQPTAFPHQMRAACELLAQVASLQLKSSDRIESLEYGLKVEQIHQELVAKAAREGDLLALSDRQPSLLDAMDADGAALYHMDRWWTAGRTPSEEQLDALADWVNLRPEFLSLTRPVFATDMLSREYPEGAGIRDVASGVIAVQVSRLRRDLIMWFRPETIQTVKWAGHPDDKPLVPGPNGMRLTPRRSFELFVESVRNRSLPWTMLEIDAALRLRLLIMDLATSEGERISELNVDLTSSNEELDAFAYVASHDLKEPLRGIHRYAHQLLESADTIGALNRGRMESLMRLTLRMDSLLDSLLHYSRVGRTNLEFEAVDLNDAVADALEMVGVRRHPSDVGVVFERPLPTVLCDLVRVREIFSNLISNALKYNRDPHPRIEVGYLRPDEPGPRPNMPAEALGETIYYVRDNGIGIEARHHEQIFRMFKRLHGRDEFGGGVGAGLTVVKKVVSRHGGHVWLDSTLNHGTTFFFTLPSLAQPNRNRE; the protein is encoded by the coding sequence ATGACCATCGCCGAGCAGGGTGATGCAAGTCGACTGCCGTGGGCAGACGGTGTGTACAGCATCAAGCGACATGGCACGAGTCTGACCAACTGTGACAGCGAGCCTGTGCAAGCTCCAGGCTGCATTCAATCGCACGGCGCCTTAGTGACCGCTCGCTTGTCCGATCTGACGATTCTGCAGGTGAGCGAGAATTCCGAACAGTACCTCGGTGCGGTGCCGGAGCGTCTCCTCGGCCAGCCACTTGGTAACGTGATCAGCAGCGAGCATGAGATTCGCCTTCGTTCGATGATCGAGAATGACTCGATCGAAGGGAATGCGCTGTTCGCCTTCACACATCCCGCTCGAGCCGACATGGCTCCATTGGACGTGTGTGTGCACACCATGAGCGGCGTGCTTATCCTCGAGTTTGAGTCGAGCAGTCGTGGCGCCGATCCGCTGTTGCATCCGGCCGGAGATTTCTTTACATCGGTTCGGGCGGCCGTGACTCGAATGCAGAGTACGACCGGTCAGCTCGCCTTCTGTGATCGAATCGCGCGGGAAGTCCGTACCATCACCGGATTGGATCGCGTGATGGTTTACCGATTCCACGCAGACAACCACGGTGAGGTGGTCGCCGAGAGCAAGCTGGACGAGCTGGCACCGTGGCTCGGGCTGCACTATCCGGAAGCCGATATCCCCAAGCCGGCGCGCGACATCTATCAGCGCATCTGGATCAGGCCCGTGCCGAATGCGGCGGGTCCGTTGATCGAGCTGGTACCTCTGGCGAACCCTGACACGGGGAAGCCGCTCACGATGACGTATTGCTCGCTGCGCGGCGCATCCGTGATGTACACCGAGTATCTCGCCAACATGGGAGTCGGCGCGTCGCTGACGATGCCGATCCTGATCGAAGGCGAACTGTGGGGGCTGATCGCGTGCCACCATCGACAGCCGACCGCGTTCCCGCACCAGATGCGCGCCGCCTGCGAGCTGCTCGCCCAGGTGGCCTCGCTGCAACTCAAGTCATCTGATCGAATCGAATCGCTGGAATACGGGCTCAAGGTGGAACAGATCCACCAGGAGCTCGTGGCCAAGGCTGCGCGAGAAGGCGACCTCCTCGCGCTCTCAGATCGTCAACCGTCGCTGCTCGACGCGATGGACGCCGATGGCGCCGCACTGTACCACATGGATCGCTGGTGGACCGCCGGTCGCACGCCGAGCGAGGAGCAACTTGACGCGCTGGCGGATTGGGTCAACCTCCGTCCCGAATTCTTATCGTTGACGCGTCCGGTGTTCGCGACCGACATGCTCTCGCGCGAGTATCCGGAAGGCGCGGGAATACGCGACGTCGCAAGCGGTGTGATCGCCGTTCAGGTCTCCCGCCTCCGTCGCGACCTCATCATGTGGTTTCGCCCCGAGACGATACAAACCGTGAAGTGGGCTGGTCATCCGGACGACAAGCCACTGGTGCCGGGACCGAACGGCATGCGATTGACGCCGCGTCGATCGTTCGAGCTGTTTGTCGAGTCCGTGCGCAATCGCTCCCTCCCGTGGACCATGCTGGAGATCGATGCGGCCCTGCGCCTTCGCTTGCTGATCATGGATCTGGCCACGTCGGAAGGGGAACGCATCAGTGAGCTGAACGTGGATCTCACTAGCAGCAACGAGGAGTTGGACGCGTTCGCCTACGTCGCGTCACACGATCTCAAGGAGCCGCTGCGGGGGATTCATCGCTATGCCCATCAGCTGCTGGAGAGCGCGGATACCATCGGCGCCCTCAACCGCGGTCGCATGGAGAGCCTCATGCGTCTCACGCTGCGCATGGACAGCCTGCTTGATTCGCTGCTGCACTATTCACGGGTGGGCCGGACCAATCTCGAATTCGAGGCCGTCGATCTGAATGACGCCGTGGCTGACGCGCTCGAGATGGTCGGCGTACGCAGGCACCCTTCCGACGTCGGTGTGGTCTTCGAACGCCCGCTTCCCACCGTGCTCTGCGACCTGGTACGAGTTCGGGAGATCTTCAGCAACCTGATCAGCAATGCGCTCAAGTACAATCGCGATCCGCATCCTCGCATCGAGGTCGGGTACCTGCGTCCAGACGAACCAGGTCCGCGCCCGAACATGCCTGCGGAAGCGCTTGGCGAAACGATCTACTACGTCCGCGACAATGGGATCGGGATCGAAGCGCGACACCATGAGCAGATCTTTCGCATGTTCAAACGACTGCACGGCCGGGACGAATTCGGAGGCGGCGTGGGTGCGGGCCTCACCGTGGTGAAGAAAGTGGTGAGCCGACATGGCGGCCACGTCTGGCTGGACTCGACGCTCAACCACGGCACCACGTTTTTCTTCACGCTGCCCTCGCTGGCGCAACCCAATCGGAACCGCGAATGA
- a CDS encoding response regulator, with protein MSRTDHVLVVEDNDDDFETVTEAVRRAGITNQLRRAVSGTECVEMLVELLERGSTLPALVLLDLNTPNADGRDALLQIRANSNLAVIPLVVISASANPRDITTAYSNGANAYHIKPVNHATHLEILQTIFTYWINQAVLPTHRSLSR; from the coding sequence ATGAGCCGGACAGATCACGTCCTGGTGGTCGAGGACAATGACGACGACTTCGAGACGGTGACCGAGGCCGTACGTCGCGCGGGCATCACGAACCAACTCCGTCGCGCCGTGTCCGGTACCGAATGCGTGGAGATGCTGGTCGAGTTACTCGAGCGCGGGAGTACGTTGCCGGCGCTGGTCCTCCTGGACTTGAATACGCCAAACGCCGACGGGCGAGATGCCTTGCTGCAGATCCGCGCCAACAGCAACCTCGCGGTGATACCGCTGGTCGTTATCAGCGCGTCGGCGAACCCACGCGACATCACCACCGCCTACAGCAACGGTGCGAACGCGTATCACATCAAGCCGGTCAATCATGCGACGCACCTGGAGATCCTGCAGACCATCTTCACGTATTGGATAAACCAAGCCGTCCTGCCGACACATCGATCGCTGAGCCGATGA